A window from Podospora bellae-mahoneyi strain CBS 112042 chromosome 1 map unlocalized CBS112042p_1, whole genome shotgun sequence encodes these proteins:
- a CDS encoding uncharacterized protein (COG:Q; EggNog:ENOG503PBP2): protein MFEASNGACIALFASLLALIVIFGRKKLYPKPYPQIPYNAHSAKRIMGDLPDLIPAIKATKANSESIYRITTQKLGSPIAQLLLPGNPMIILSDPYEIERILRSNQFDKSAWALSVVGPLFSKATLSQLTTPELKAQKKLWGDVMGLDFLKRTAAPKSYSSTVELVELWRLKATTAHKGQPFNVLEDLKNAALDAIWVSIVGEKPGTLRYEKRKLEHELKGQQFDDPAPPGSFMKEQVEYIVDTIMDASATPFPAWAVKLEVLKPRFRRFRKVVTREMSRAMKKALTRYEGLDLDSLGKDSIDTCAMDLVLRKQALQAKKAGVEPSDPTKDIAMLDELFVLLIGGHDSTANTLAWFIKFMETFPQAQTELRAALSSAFGPGIPTLSQILEADIPYLDAACEEALRLSGTSNGVLRSPLQDTTILGYPVPKGSIIYMNIHVNHSSVLADESQRTETGKAARQKKDDGFKTPAGRDLGTYEPRRWLVRDETGKEMFNPNALPQLAFGAGVRMCFGRRLAVMQFRIAVTLLILSFEFQEVPEGMQSMACIERLFRTPQQPYAKLRVL, encoded by the exons ATGTTCGAGGCTAGCAACGGTGCATGCATTGCCCTGTTTGCATCGCTCCTTGCCTTGATAGTGATTTTTGGGAGAAAAAAGCTCTATCCAAAGCCGTATCCTCAAATCCCGTACAATGCCCATTCAGCAAAGCGAATCATGGGCGATTTGCCAGATCTGATTCCCGCCATCAAAGCCACCAAAGCAAACTCCGAGTCCATCTACCGCATCACCACGCAAAAGCTCGGCAGTCCGAtcgcccagctcctcctACCAGGAAATCCGATGATCATCCTGTCCGATCCTTACGAGATCGAACGTATTCTGCGCAGTAACCAATTTGACAAGTCGGCCTGGGCCCTTTCTGTGGTTGGCCCGCTCTTCTCCAAAGCTACACTATCGCAACTCACCACTCCGGAGCTTAAGGCGCAGAAAAAGCTCTGGGGAGATGTCATGGGCCTGGACTTTTTGAAGCGAACAGCGGCTCCGAAGTCCTACAGCTCAACAGTCGAGCTGGTCGAACTTTGGCGCCTGAAAGCAACCACCGCCCACAAGGGCCAACCATTCAACGTTTTAGAAGACTTGAAAAACGCGGCCCTGGACGCCATATGGGTGTCCATTGTCGGTGAGAAGCCTGGGACTCTGAGGTatgagaagaggaagctggaaCACGAACTGAAGGGTCAACAATTCGACGATCCCGCGCCGCCAGGATCCTTCATGAAGGAACAAGTGGAATACATAGTTGATACCATCATGGACGCCAGCGCAACGCCGTTTCCAGCCTGGGCGGTTAAGCTGGAGGTCTTGAAGCCACGTTTCCGCAGGTTCAGGAAGGTTGTGACACGGGAAATGAGCCGTGCGATGAAGAAGGCTTTGACGAGATATGAAGGCCTGGACCTGGACAGTCTTGGGAAGGATTCCATTGATACATGTGCCATGGATCTCGTTCTCCGCAAACAAGCTCTACAAGCCAAGAAGGCGGGCGTAGAACCTTCAGATCCGACAAAGGACATTGCTATGCTCGACGAGCTGTTTGTTTTGCTCATTGGT GGCCACGactccaccgccaacacTCTGGCATGGTTCATCAAGTTCATGGAAACCTTTCCACAAGCTCAGACTGAACTGCGCGCTGCTCTATCATCTGCTTTCGGCCCAGGTATACCTACGCTGAGTCAGATTCTCGAGGCTGACATTCCTTACCTTGATGCCGCCTGTGAGGAGGCCCTCCGTCTGTCGGGAACTTCCAACGGCGTTCTTCGCTCCCCTCTGCaggacaccaccatcctggGATATCCCGTTCCAAAGGGCTCGATCATCTACATGAATATCCATGTGAATCACTCATCGGTTCTAGCGGATGAGTCCCAGCGCACCGAAACCGGCAAAGCTGCTCGTCAGAAGAAGGACGACGGCTTCAAGACACCTGCCGGAAGGGATCTTGGAACCTATGAGCCCAGAAGATGGTTGGTCAGGGATGAGACGGGGAAGGAAATGTTCAATCCAAATGCTCTTCCACAGCTGGCCTTTGGTGCAGGTGTTCGAATGTGCTTCGGGAGGAGACTAGCCGTGATGCAATTCCGCATTGCTGTTACACTTCTCATACTCAGCTTCGAGTTTCAAGAAGTACCAGAAGGAATGCAGTCCATGGCATGCATCGAGAGATTGTTTCGAACCCCGCAACAGCCTTACGCCAAACTGAGAGTACTCTGA